In Calothrix sp. PCC 7507, one DNA window encodes the following:
- a CDS encoding tetratricopeptide repeat protein, whose product MNYIKQTIAILGITSALSGMPTVFAREPQIPLKAADFQGYYNQGVQKLEQGNFNGAIADFNSVVQLNPQFYEGFCLRGLAKSQLRDFKAAIADYNQALRLNPNHADAYNSRGTAYAELGSLPDAIADFHQTIKIDPTSVDAYYNLGSANYRQGNHKQAIANFNSALKINPNLADAYGNRGLAQYALGEKRTAIADLQQAAKLFSEQGDTQRYQQTISLIQQIQR is encoded by the coding sequence ATGAACTATATCAAGCAAACAATAGCTATTTTGGGAATCACGAGTGCATTGAGTGGAATGCCTACTGTTTTTGCACGAGAACCACAAATACCCCTGAAGGCAGCAGACTTTCAAGGGTACTATAACCAGGGAGTGCAAAAGCTGGAGCAAGGAAATTTCAACGGTGCGATCGCCGATTTTAACTCTGTAGTGCAGCTTAATCCTCAATTCTATGAGGGTTTTTGCCTCCGAGGCTTGGCTAAATCTCAATTAAGAGACTTTAAAGCCGCGATCGCCGACTATAATCAGGCATTGCGGCTAAATCCCAACCATGCTGATGCTTACAACAGCCGGGGAACTGCCTATGCAGAACTAGGAAGTCTCCCAGATGCGATCGCAGATTTTCACCAGACAATAAAAATTGATCCGACTTCTGTAGATGCCTACTACAACCTGGGATCTGCTAATTATAGACAGGGAAACCACAAACAAGCGATCGCTAACTTTAACTCAGCCCTAAAAATTAATCCTAACCTAGCTGATGCCTACGGTAATCGAGGACTTGCCCAATATGCTTTAGGCGAGAAGCGTACAGCTATTGCGGATCTTCAGCAAGCCGCAAAACTTTTTTCTGAGCAAGGAGATACGCAACGCTATCAACAAACAATATCCTTAATCCA
- a CDS encoding Nramp family divalent metal transporter, translating into MTIPENRPSLPEVHRSIKVPDGKGFWRKMLAYGGPGYLVSVGYMDPGNWATDIAGGSKFGYALLAVILLSNLMAILLQALCVRLGVATGRDLAQACRDYFSPRVSFCLWVVCEIAIAACDLAELLGSAIALQLLFGIPLLWGVCITAIDVLVLLFLQGRGFRYTEALVIMLVATVGICFTAEIIFSRPDMGGILLGYLPKREILQNPEMLYIAIGILGATVMPHNLYLHSSIVQTRDWQPNNEKRWEAIKFGTIDSTFALSLALFINSAILIVAAATFHFSGNHDVAEIQDAYKLLSPLLGVSAASAIFGIALLASGQSSTLTATLAGQIVMEGFLQFRLPSWLRRLITRLLAIVPALITIMIFGEHSTSSLIVLSQVILSLQLPFAVIPLVMFTSNRRLMGEFVNPLWLKALAWLVAIVIVGLNVWLLLQSLLGWLSRVPS; encoded by the coding sequence ATGACAATTCCAGAAAACAGACCGAGTTTGCCGGAAGTTCACCGCAGCATTAAAGTTCCCGATGGTAAGGGTTTCTGGCGGAAGATGCTGGCCTATGGGGGGCCGGGATATCTGGTTTCAGTGGGATATATGGACCCTGGAAACTGGGCAACAGACATCGCTGGGGGGTCTAAGTTTGGTTACGCGTTATTAGCAGTAATTCTACTGTCCAACTTGATGGCAATCTTGCTGCAAGCGCTATGCGTGCGTTTGGGTGTGGCTACAGGGCGAGATTTGGCACAGGCTTGTCGAGACTATTTTAGTCCTAGGGTGAGCTTTTGTTTGTGGGTAGTGTGTGAAATTGCGATCGCTGCTTGTGATTTAGCAGAATTGTTGGGAAGTGCGATCGCATTGCAACTTTTGTTTGGCATTCCTCTACTATGGGGGGTGTGCATCACAGCGATAGATGTACTTGTGTTGTTATTTTTACAAGGTAGAGGTTTTCGCTACACAGAAGCTCTAGTGATCATGCTAGTTGCCACCGTAGGTATTTGTTTCACAGCAGAAATTATTTTCTCCCGTCCCGATATGGGAGGAATCTTATTAGGATATCTGCCTAAGCGAGAAATTTTACAGAATCCAGAAATGCTCTACATTGCCATCGGCATTTTAGGAGCAACAGTGATGCCTCATAATTTATATTTACACTCTTCAATTGTGCAAACTCGTGATTGGCAACCAAATAATGAAAAGCGATGGGAGGCAATTAAGTTTGGCACAATTGATTCAACTTTCGCTTTATCGTTAGCACTATTTATCAACTCAGCAATTTTAATTGTGGCTGCTGCTACATTTCATTTTTCTGGTAATCATGATGTGGCAGAAATTCAAGATGCTTATAAATTACTTTCGCCATTATTAGGAGTTAGTGCTGCCAGTGCGATTTTTGGTATTGCCTTACTCGCCTCTGGACAAAGCTCAACCCTAACTGCAACATTGGCTGGACAAATTGTTATGGAAGGCTTTTTGCAATTTCGGTTGCCGTCTTGGTTGCGCCGATTAATAACTCGATTGTTAGCGATTGTACCAGCCTTAATTACAATTATGATCTTTGGGGAACATAGTACGAGCAGCCTGATAGTTTTAAGTCAAGTTATCCTTAGCTTACAGTTACCATTTGCAGTGATTCCATTAGTAATGTTCACGAGTAATCGCCGCTTGATGGGTGAGTTTGTTAATCCCCTATGGTTAAAAGCTTTAGCTTGGTTAGTTGCTATTGTGATTGTGGGCTTAAATGTTTGGTTGCTATTACAAAGTCTTTTGGGGTGGCTATCACGAGTTCCCAGTTAA
- a CDS encoding helix-turn-helix transcriptional regulator, with product MRKPKPDLDLSQTPDAPTCDTHLVHLENVRSSQAQILPTQKAQQMAEVFGVLADTNRLRLLSALASQELCVCDLAALTKMSESAVCHQLRLLKVMRLVSYRREGRNVYYSLADSYIINLYHSLVEHYSEV from the coding sequence ATGCGTAAGCCAAAGCCAGATTTAGATCTCAGCCAAACTCCAGATGCACCTACTTGTGACACCCATTTAGTGCATCTAGAGAATGTCCGCTCATCTCAGGCGCAAATCCTGCCAACTCAAAAGGCACAACAAATGGCAGAAGTCTTTGGAGTGCTGGCGGATACAAACCGCCTACGCCTGTTATCAGCTTTAGCTTCCCAGGAATTATGTGTTTGCGATTTAGCTGCATTAACAAAAATGAGCGAATCTGCCGTCTGCCATCAACTGCGATTATTAAAAGTGATGCGTTTAGTCAGTTATCGTCGAGAAGGTCGCAACGTCTATTACAGCTTGGCTGACAGTTATATCATCAATTTGTACCACTCGTTAGTAGAGCATTATTCTGAAGTATGA
- a CDS encoding heavy metal translocating P-type ATPase has protein sequence MTQTPFLKTQTLLVGGMDCGSCAKTIEASLQQLNGVTEAAVNFATERVSVSYNPDLLNAAEIQNRITALGYTVEAIAVKTIQVQVGGMDCGSCAKTIEASLQQLSGVNEATVSFATGKLQVSFDSEQVGETTIFERIKALGYTVEQNHQEHHHTSSCSHDHDHEHPTPKTSQNPVATNWKFWFANRRGQSVILAGIGLVLGLLSQYLALPVLITRAFYGIGIVVAGYAIARAGLLELRLRRADMNLLMTISVIGAVILGDWFEGALVVFLFSLGTTLQVFTFGRTRNAIRALMDLTPAIATVKRGSQEVTVPIDSVVLGETLTIRPGQRVALDGVVISGTSAIDQSPITGESIPEDKAPGDIVYAGTLNQSGFLSVKVTHTAKDTTVAKIIHLVEAAQGSRAPTQQWVDKFAEIYTPIVILIAIAIALIPPLAFAQPFNVWVYRALVMLVIACPCALVISTPVSIVSAIGAATRQGILFKGGNALETAGRVSTLAFDKTGTITQGLPIVQKVYHFGQVSANQVLLIAASLSQHSEHPLSKAIASAAQEMELVEPENFNSLAGKGIQANFGNTSYLVGNRRLFADLEIPLSDAAESLLIEIENLGQTPVLVGTNQELLGAIALCDGIRLEATEAIHKLKQIGLKKLVMLTGDRTAVAQQIAQQVGITEYRAELLPEDKLQEIHQLRRFGVVGMVGDGINDTPALAAADIGFAVGGIDITLETADVVLVGSDLRRLAYAVDLSRRTVSVIQQNIVFSLVTKGLFLLLGTFGFVGLAIAVLADTGTSLLVTANGMRLFKAKSKY, from the coding sequence ATGACTCAAACACCCTTCCTGAAGACTCAAACATTGCTGGTTGGTGGTATGGATTGCGGAAGCTGTGCCAAAACTATTGAAGCTAGTTTGCAACAATTAAATGGCGTGACGGAAGCTGCGGTAAATTTTGCCACAGAGCGGGTAAGCGTTTCCTACAACCCGGATCTCTTAAACGCGGCAGAAATCCAAAATCGCATCACTGCTTTGGGCTACACCGTTGAGGCGATCGCAGTAAAAACTATACAAGTACAGGTTGGGGGGATGGATTGTGGTAGCTGTGCCAAAACGATTGAAGCCAGCTTGCAGCAATTAAGTGGCGTGAATGAGGCCACAGTTAGCTTTGCAACTGGAAAATTGCAAGTATCATTTGATTCTGAACAAGTCGGGGAAACGACTATCTTTGAGCGAATCAAAGCTTTGGGTTATACAGTTGAACAGAATCACCAGGAACACCATCACACCTCTTCCTGTTCCCATGATCACGATCATGAGCATCCAACCCCTAAAACCTCTCAGAATCCCGTGGCGACAAACTGGAAATTCTGGTTTGCTAATCGCCGGGGACAAAGTGTGATTCTGGCAGGAATCGGGTTAGTTTTAGGTTTACTCTCGCAATATTTAGCGCTACCAGTCTTGATCACACGGGCTTTTTATGGTATTGGGATAGTAGTTGCTGGGTATGCGATCGCCCGTGCTGGTTTGCTTGAATTACGCTTACGCCGTGCTGATATGAACCTGCTGATGACCATTTCGGTAATCGGTGCAGTCATTTTAGGCGACTGGTTTGAAGGGGCGTTAGTCGTCTTTTTATTCTCCCTCGGTACAACACTGCAAGTTTTCACCTTTGGTCGTACCCGCAACGCGATTCGGGCGCTGATGGATTTAACACCAGCTATAGCCACCGTGAAGCGGGGAAGCCAGGAAGTGACGGTTCCCATTGACAGCGTGGTTTTGGGTGAAACCTTGACAATTCGACCAGGACAGCGCGTGGCGTTGGATGGCGTAGTTATTTCTGGGACAAGTGCAATTGACCAATCGCCGATTACGGGAGAGTCAATCCCAGAAGATAAAGCCCCTGGTGATATTGTTTATGCGGGGACGTTGAATCAGTCAGGCTTTTTGTCAGTCAAAGTCACCCATACAGCCAAGGATACAACCGTGGCCAAAATTATTCACCTGGTAGAAGCAGCCCAAGGAAGCCGCGCCCCTACACAGCAGTGGGTAGATAAGTTTGCAGAGATTTACACACCAATAGTAATTTTGATAGCGATCGCGATCGCCCTAATTCCACCATTAGCATTTGCTCAACCCTTCAACGTCTGGGTTTACCGGGCGTTAGTCATGTTAGTAATTGCTTGTCCTTGTGCCTTAGTAATTTCCACCCCAGTCTCCATTGTCAGCGCCATTGGTGCTGCCACCCGTCAAGGTATTTTGTTTAAAGGGGGTAACGCTTTGGAGACAGCAGGGCGGGTTTCTACCTTGGCTTTTGATAAAACTGGTACGATTACCCAAGGGTTACCCATCGTGCAAAAAGTTTATCACTTTGGGCAAGTGAGTGCAAACCAAGTCTTACTAATTGCCGCGTCGCTCTCGCAACACTCAGAACATCCCCTGTCAAAAGCGATCGCATCTGCCGCCCAAGAGATGGAGTTAGTAGAACCGGAGAACTTTAATAGCCTCGCAGGGAAAGGAATTCAGGCAAATTTCGGCAATACATCGTACTTGGTTGGTAATCGCAGGTTGTTTGCAGACTTAGAGATTCCCTTGTCTGATGCAGCAGAATCTTTATTGATAGAAATTGAAAATCTTGGTCAAACCCCAGTTTTGGTAGGGACAAACCAAGAATTATTGGGAGCGATCGCCCTTTGTGATGGAATAAGATTAGAAGCAACAGAGGCGATCCACAAGTTAAAGCAAATTGGGTTAAAGAAATTAGTCATGCTCACAGGCGATCGTACCGCAGTAGCCCAGCAGATTGCTCAACAAGTAGGAATTACAGAATATCGGGCAGAACTGTTACCAGAAGACAAGCTGCAAGAAATCCATCAACTGCGGCGTTTTGGCGTAGTCGGTATGGTAGGCGATGGTATCAACGATACTCCAGCGCTAGCTGCTGCAGATATCGGTTTCGCAGTGGGTGGAATCGACATTACTTTAGAAACAGCAGATGTAGTCTTAGTAGGAAGTGATTTAAGACGACTTGCCTATGCAGTAGATTTAAGCCGTCGGACTGTATCAGTAATTCAACAAAATATTGTTTTTTCCCTAGTGACAAAAGGACTATTTTTATTGCTAGGAACTTTTGGATTTGTTGGGTTAGCAATTGCCGTATTGGCAGATACAGGAACATCTCTGTTGGTGACAGCAAATGGGATGAGGTTGTTTAAAGCTAAAAGTAAATATTAG
- a CDS encoding NACHT domain-containing NTPase encodes MVKRSLQASLTGIQQAKRAFARKGWTQDNLAVEVNLKTRQPIWRFFSGRPIERLTFIEICSVLELNWREIATEPPAEFAERGEFAQATDWDIDVLVQRVRSQRFDKIQDQCGILQLLDISRPVAIDDIYIDVNILESIASQQYLEITELQNLDPKEFDRFGLGEADENQIPGTQAVETYSKLRVLGKPGVGKTTFLQHLAIQCNQGAFAANQVPIFITLRNFAQESKITNEFSLLNYIRQEFLTSGIADPSVIETLLNAGRVLLLLDGMDEVLNQQSNAVLSEIRRFSDKYHKNQLVSTCRTAAQRLRIRGFTDVEIAPFTSEQIIAFAQKWFVAFTKTNIEDGQVQSVEFIQKLELAENWQFRQLVVTPLFLHLACWVFHGQEKFPTKRTDFYKQGLDLLLGKWDEARGIERDDVYRGFLLPQKLKLLSQIAAATFEQGQYFFEQRIVEQYIGDYIQNLTNLPMDADELQIESEAALKAIEAQHGLLAERARGIFSFSYLAFQEYFTARKIVASHNLEAFGQALGGLVSHITDPHWREIFLLTATMLRSADGLVQLMKQKIDALVAQDPYLQEFLSWASQKSRSIPTQAKDATVRAFYLALSRNPRLAPHFALASSLDQGMFLDAALDNLLLECAIQESQDFAHFHACGDALANILGIVLDVGLYKSLEQLSDQLPNSRQSQERFELWSQTNYSAWAEQLKMTVINYRNINHQWQFSPEQQQVLQRYYDANQLLLDCLHSNCEVTAAIRQEIEATLLLPQKELEDREWQ; translated from the coding sequence ATGGTCAAGCGATCGCTCCAAGCATCACTCACCGGGATTCAACAAGCTAAAAGAGCATTCGCTCGCAAGGGTTGGACACAAGATAATCTGGCTGTTGAAGTCAACTTAAAAACCCGACAACCCATTTGGCGGTTTTTTAGTGGACGGCCGATTGAACGTCTGACATTTATTGAAATTTGTTCTGTATTAGAACTGAATTGGCGGGAGATTGCTACCGAACCCCCAGCAGAATTTGCTGAAAGAGGAGAATTCGCCCAGGCTACTGACTGGGATATTGATGTCTTGGTGCAACGAGTGCGATCGCAACGCTTCGACAAAATTCAAGACCAGTGTGGTATCTTGCAGTTATTGGATATCAGTCGCCCCGTAGCGATCGATGACATATATATAGATGTCAATATTTTAGAGTCAATTGCCAGTCAACAGTACTTAGAAATCACTGAGCTGCAAAACCTTGACCCCAAAGAATTTGATCGTTTTGGCTTAGGAGAGGCTGACGAGAACCAGATACCTGGTACACAAGCAGTTGAAACCTACTCCAAGCTCAGAGTGTTAGGCAAACCAGGAGTAGGTAAAACCACCTTTTTACAACATCTCGCCATTCAATGTAACCAAGGTGCATTTGCGGCGAATCAGGTGCCAATCTTCATCACACTGAGAAACTTTGCCCAAGAGTCTAAAATTACCAACGAGTTCAGCCTATTAAATTACATCCGCCAGGAGTTCCTCACATCTGGAATTGCCGATCCCTCAGTCATCGAAACCTTGCTGAATGCAGGCAGAGTGTTACTGTTGCTTGATGGTATGGATGAAGTTCTTAACCAACAGAGCAATGCTGTCTTAAGCGAAATTCGCAGATTTTCAGATAAATATCACAAAAATCAATTGGTTTCCACCTGTCGAACAGCAGCTCAAAGACTCAGAATCCGAGGCTTTACCGATGTTGAGATTGCCCCATTTACTTCAGAACAAATCATCGCCTTCGCTCAAAAATGGTTTGTGGCCTTTACCAAAACCAACATTGAAGATGGTCAAGTCCAGTCCGTTGAGTTTATTCAAAAGCTGGAATTAGCTGAAAACTGGCAATTTCGTCAACTCGTCGTCACACCCCTATTTCTGCATCTTGCCTGCTGGGTATTTCACGGTCAAGAAAAATTTCCCACTAAACGCACTGACTTTTATAAGCAAGGTCTAGACCTGCTATTGGGTAAATGGGATGAAGCCAGAGGCATTGAACGGGATGATGTTTACCGAGGTTTTTTATTACCACAAAAGCTCAAATTATTGAGTCAGATTGCAGCGGCGACATTTGAGCAGGGTCAGTACTTTTTTGAGCAACGTATCGTTGAGCAATACATTGGTGACTATATTCAAAACCTAACCAATTTGCCAATGGATGCAGATGAACTGCAAATAGAAAGCGAAGCAGCCCTGAAAGCAATTGAAGCTCAACATGGGCTATTAGCAGAACGGGCGCGGGGAATTTTCTCCTTTTCCTATCTAGCGTTTCAAGAATACTTCACGGCCAGAAAAATCGTTGCCAGCCATAACCTAGAGGCATTTGGGCAAGCGCTAGGAGGATTGGTCAGTCACATCACCGACCCGCACTGGCGCGAAATCTTCTTGTTGACAGCCACTATGCTCCGGAGTGCAGACGGGTTGGTACAGTTAATGAAGCAAAAGATTGATGCACTGGTTGCCCAAGACCCTTATTTACAAGAGTTTTTGTCCTGGGCTAGCCAAAAATCTCGCAGTATTCCCACCCAAGCAAAAGATGCGACAGTGCGAGCATTTTACCTGGCCTTGAGTCGCAATCCTCGCCTAGCTCCTCACTTTGCCCTAGCCAGCAGCCTTGACCAAGGGATGTTTCTGGATGCGGCATTAGATAACCTGCTGCTGGAGTGTGCAATTCAGGAGAGTCAAGACTTTGCCCACTTTCACGCCTGTGGAGATGCTCTCGCGAACATTTTGGGTATTGTTCTCGATGTTGGACTTTATAAATCTTTGGAACAACTCTCTGACCAATTGCCAAATTCTCGTCAAAGTCAAGAACGGTTTGAGCTATGGTCGCAAACGAACTATTCAGCTTGGGCTGAACAGTTAAAAATGACGGTGATTAATTATCGCAATATTAACCACCAGTGGCAGTTTAGCCCTGAACAACAGCAAGTGCTACAGCGTTACTACGATGCTAATCAGCTACTACTCGATTGTCTGCACAGCAATTGTGAAGTGACAGCTGCCATCAGGCAAGAAATTGAAGCCACTTTATTATTGCCTCAGAAGGAACTTGAGGACAGGGAATGGCAATAG
- a CDS encoding response regulator, with protein sequence MNSTIAAAFKVDLLKGVQILVVDNDVDSGVLYAIFLKYFGANVMTAGSIKEAVEIMSWFVPHIMICEIRFLGESVYTLLKTLSAMEADNRNHIPIIVTSTCPTSSINEIPEIEVEKYLIKPVDLDKLIFTINNLALANKNMAIARPLTKLNCVYSSPF encoded by the coding sequence ATGAATTCAACTATTGCCGCTGCTTTTAAGGTTGATCTACTCAAAGGTGTGCAAATACTCGTTGTAGATAACGATGTCGATAGTGGAGTGCTATATGCCATCTTTCTCAAATATTTTGGTGCCAATGTGATGACAGCTGGCTCTATCAAGGAAGCTGTAGAAATCATGAGTTGGTTCGTTCCCCACATCATGATTTGTGAAATTAGGTTTTTAGGTGAAAGTGTTTATACATTGCTTAAGACATTAAGTGCTATGGAAGCAGACAATAGGAATCATATTCCAATTATTGTCACTTCAACATGCCCCACAAGTAGCATTAACGAAATTCCAGAGATAGAGGTTGAAAAATATTTAATTAAACCCGTTGACCTGGATAAATTGATTTTCACGATTAATAACTTAGCGTTAGCTAACAAAAATATGGCGATCGCTAGACCACTTACCAAGCTAAACTGCGTATATAGCAGTCCGTTTTGA
- a CDS encoding NB-ARC domain-containing protein, producing the protein MQVTATPERTYGLIVGIEKYHETTWNVPGGGPAYDALKFAQWLRQCGVPQKNIRLCLSTLEENNQLVGECDLLIESATEQNLYDIVTNFLSQKSGDLLYIFWAGHGLITSERERRLICADATKHNWQNLDLNSLLVLLSSDRCGIRNHICIIDACANYVLELNGRPTNLGGTAFLSGRPRQDSQQFVLLATREGETARVSSEVRTGYFSQAVREAFAAENATFPPNMKAIFEQVKQRLQGLNKNLLPTYFYYRSWDGDREQYYYNPFDIIHNIQQTKATKFVGRNEQLEKLRQLLQENDVVAITDVTERGGVGKTELAIQYSWKFLADYPGGCCWLNPQGIDLKTQLVEFCAINFSGFNLREGLSLSGQIAYCWRHWQPGKVLLVFDDIKDWMQIQPYLPSRGSRFKVLITTKQNTGLTYPSLKLGALSPDEALELLTNLLGKDWVEQELEIAKGLCRFVGYIPLGIYQLASHRREPGSGSC; encoded by the coding sequence ATGCAAGTAACGGCGACACCTGAGCGCACCTATGGCTTAATTGTGGGTATTGAAAAGTACCACGAAACTACTTGGAATGTGCCGGGTGGGGGGCCAGCTTATGACGCACTGAAATTTGCCCAATGGCTGCGTCAATGTGGTGTACCTCAGAAAAATATCCGGCTTTGCTTATCAACGCTAGAAGAAAATAATCAGTTAGTTGGGGAATGTGATTTATTAATAGAATCGGCAACCGAACAAAATTTGTATGATATTGTGACTAATTTTCTCTCCCAAAAGTCGGGAGATTTACTCTATATTTTTTGGGCAGGACATGGATTGATTACTTCAGAACGAGAGCGTCGCCTGATTTGTGCTGATGCGACTAAACACAATTGGCAAAATCTAGATTTGAATTCTCTACTTGTTTTGTTGAGTTCAGATAGATGTGGCATTCGCAATCATATTTGTATTATTGATGCCTGTGCTAATTATGTTTTAGAATTGAATGGCAGACCGACAAATTTAGGTGGTACGGCTTTTTTGAGCGGTCGGCCAAGGCAAGATAGTCAACAGTTTGTGTTGCTTGCCACGCGGGAAGGCGAAACAGCTAGGGTAAGCTCTGAAGTTAGGACAGGATATTTTTCTCAAGCGGTGAGAGAGGCTTTTGCAGCAGAAAATGCAACTTTTCCACCTAATATGAAAGCAATTTTTGAACAAGTTAAGCAGCGGCTTCAAGGTTTAAATAAAAATCTGCTGCCGACGTATTTTTATTACCGCAGTTGGGACGGCGATAGGGAACAATATTATTACAATCCGTTTGATATTATTCACAATATTCAACAAACTAAAGCGACTAAATTTGTCGGTAGAAATGAACAGCTAGAAAAATTGCGTCAGCTATTACAAGAAAATGATGTTGTGGCAATTACTGATGTCACTGAGCGAGGTGGTGTGGGTAAAACAGAGTTAGCTATTCAATACTCTTGGAAATTTTTAGCAGATTATCCCGGAGGGTGTTGTTGGTTAAATCCTCAAGGTATTGATTTGAAAACTCAGTTAGTAGAGTTTTGTGCTATAAATTTCTCTGGCTTCAATCTTCGCGAGGGGTTAAGCCTTTCAGGTCAAATTGCCTATTGCTGGAGGCACTGGCAACCTGGCAAAGTGTTACTAGTGTTTGACGATATTAAAGATTGGATGCAAATTCAACCCTATCTACCATCCAGAGGTTCTCGGTTTAAGGTGTTAATTACTACTAAGCAGAACACAGGGTTAACTTATCCATCACTGAAGTTAGGCGCTTTGTCACCGGATGAAGCCCTAGAATTATTAACGAACCTGTTGGGCAAAGATTGGGTTGAACAAGAATTAGAGATTGCTAAGGGACTTTGTCGATTTGTCGGTTACATCCCTCTGGGAATCTACCAACTAGCCTCACATCGCCGAGAGCCAGGGAGCGGATCATGCTAG
- a CDS encoding tetratricopeptide repeat protein, producing MLADILARLQQLKVSTGESGVAAAFELNWECLEPETQTLACLLSLFALASIPWDLVKLAASASHLEFDLKANRSVLVKRYLLQELVNENYQLHDRIQELLRQKLEELPEADKLKRGFCQAIVSVARKIPQKLARIEIEQVSFVIPHIAQVTTVYQNWVSNEELISALVGLGRFYQGQGADEQVLTWYEQVLPWYEQCLSATKARFGESHPNVAASLNNLALLYQFQGKYSAAEPLFIQALEMRRYLVGDEHPDVATSLNNLALLCRLQRRYSAAEPLLIQALEMRKRLVGDEHLDVATSLNNLALLYESQERYSEAEPLYIQALEMRKSSLGNEHPDVATSLNNLAGLYEFQGRYSEAEPLFIQALEMRKLLLGESHPDVAISLNNLAALYCRQGRYNEAEPFYIQALDMARRQLGVYHPNTITIRKNLEILRQRRQP from the coding sequence ATGCTAGCAGATATCCTTGCACGGCTACAGCAATTAAAAGTATCAACAGGCGAGTCTGGCGTAGCAGCAGCCTTTGAGTTGAATTGGGAATGTCTAGAACCAGAGACGCAAACATTAGCTTGCCTGCTGAGTTTGTTTGCTTTGGCTTCAATCCCTTGGGACTTGGTAAAATTAGCAGCGAGTGCTAGCCATTTAGAATTTGACCTGAAGGCTAACCGCAGTGTTTTAGTTAAACGCTATCTGTTACAAGAGTTGGTAAATGAAAATTACCAACTTCACGATCGCATTCAGGAATTACTACGCCAGAAGTTAGAAGAGTTACCCGAAGCTGACAAACTCAAGCGTGGTTTTTGTCAAGCAATAGTGAGTGTAGCGCGGAAGATTCCTCAAAAACTCGCACGGATAGAGATTGAGCAAGTAAGCTTTGTCATCCCTCATATTGCACAAGTCACCACAGTCTATCAAAATTGGGTCAGCAATGAAGAGTTAATTTCCGCTCTTGTGGGTTTGGGTAGATTTTATCAAGGACAAGGGGCTGATGAGCAAGTTTTAACTTGGTACGAGCAAGTTTTACCTTGGTATGAACAATGTTTGTCAGCCACAAAAGCACGCTTTGGAGAGTCACACCCCAATGTGGCAGCTAGCCTGAACAATTTGGCATTACTTTACCAATTCCAGGGAAAGTACAGCGCCGCCGAACCCTTGTTCATTCAAGCTTTAGAGATGAGAAGATACCTGGTGGGGGATGAACACCCAGATGTAGCAACTAGCCTCAACAATTTGGCATTGCTTTGCCGTTTACAGAGACGCTACAGCGCCGCCGAACCTTTGTTAATCCAAGCTTTAGAAATGAGAAAACGCCTGGTGGGGGATGAACACCTAGATGTAGCAACTAGCCTCAACAATTTGGCATTACTTTACGAATCACAAGAACGCTATAGCGAAGCAGAACCTTTGTACATCCAAGCTTTAGAGATGAGAAAATCCTCACTGGGGAATGAACACCCAGATGTGGCAACTAGCCTGAATAATCTGGCTGGACTCTACGAATTCCAAGGAAGGTACAGTGAAGCCGAACCTTTGTTCATCCAAGCGTTGGAAATGAGAAAACTCTTACTGGGAGAATCACACCCAGATGTGGCAATTAGCCTAAATAATTTGGCTGCACTATACTGTCGTCAGGGAAGGTACAACGAAGCAGAACCTTTTTATATTCAAGCTTTGGATATGGCTAGACGGCAGTTAGGGGTATATCATCCTAATACAATAACTATTCGTAAGAATCTAGAAATCTTGCGTCAGCGCCGTCAACCTTAA